A single window of uncultured Methanospirillum sp. DNA harbors:
- a CDS encoding PqqD family peptide modification chaperone, whose product MSSNDSLPEILPQISLREEYDDWAFLYNPDTRATVGLTPSGVTVWKCLIEKKDLAGIKKALSEEFGDLPDDLETDIRAFLDQVVDLGFAKR is encoded by the coding sequence ATGTCAAGCAACGATTCATTACCTGAAATCCTTCCCCAGATCTCACTTAGGGAAGAGTATGATGACTGGGCGTTTCTCTATAATCCAGATACCAGGGCAACTGTGGGACTGACTCCCTCCGGAGTCACAGTCTGGAAATGCCTCATCGAAAAAAAAGACCTGGCTGGCATCAAAAAGGCATTATCAGAAGAGTTCGGAGATCTGCCAGATGATCTGGAGACAGATATCAGGGCATTTCTGGATCAGGTCGTTGATCTAGGATTTGCAAAGAGATAA
- a CDS encoding hydrogenase iron-sulfur subunit has translation MSDEWNPKIQAIICNWCSYAGADLAGGARIQYPPDVRGVRVMCTGRVDMLFILKAFVDGADGVLVSGCHFGDCHYLEGNYKAAKRMFMIKSLMKNIGLDDKRFRMTFVSASEGAKWGKVMEDVSAKVRELGPSPIKEFQK, from the coding sequence ATGTCTGACGAGTGGAACCCAAAAATCCAGGCAATCATCTGTAACTGGTGTTCGTATGCCGGAGCAGACCTTGCTGGTGGTGCCCGTATCCAGTACCCGCCAGATGTTCGTGGTGTTCGTGTCATGTGCACGGGCCGTGTTGATATGCTCTTCATCCTGAAGGCTTTCGTTGATGGTGCAGACGGTGTTCTTGTCTCCGGATGCCACTTCGGTGACTGCCACTACCTTGAAGGAAACTACAAGGCAGCAAAGAGGATGTTCATGATCAAGTCCCTGATGAAGAACATCGGTCTTGACGACAAGAGATTCCGTATGACCTTCGTCTCTGCATCTGAGGGTGCAAAATGGGGTAAGGTTATGGAAGATGTCAGCGCCAAGGTCCGGGAACTCGGACCAAGTCCGATCAAAGAGTTTCAGAAATAA